From a region of the Lactuca sativa cultivar Salinas chromosome 4, Lsat_Salinas_v11, whole genome shotgun sequence genome:
- the LOC111901048 gene encoding receptor-like protein kinase HERK 1 — translation MSSFMGEYQHLKIPLERIQQATNNFGDTHFLAEGGFGKVYRGELIQSNGPTMAAVKRLTPSNHGDADFWREIMLLSEYKHDNIISLLGFCYQRKERILVYEYAPKKSLDNHLRDPKFTWVQRLKICLGAARGLEYLHNPREGQQRVLHRDIKSANILLDENWNAKIADFGFSKYGPANQKHSMLITEPKGTLGYCDPVFLETTFYVKESDVYSFGVVLFEVLCSRLCVDYSYDDMRRSLPAFVKNSSKEKIRDTIIDVNLLQQIEENSFDTFVTLALKCLEREQKKRPSMELIVKKIETALQYQEQRNVVFANNVNLASSSSTPVKENPNLLPQKKQAGRNVERFPTFAYSAVKELKIGKGALKCVVCLNVFKDEETLRLISKCDHVFHAECIDAWLENHLLCPICRTDLAPKPGR, via the exons ATGTCCTCTTTCATGGGTGAATATCAGCACCTCAAAATTCCACTTGAACGCATACAACAGGCCACCAACAACTTTGGTGACACTCACTTTCTTGCCGAAGGTGGATTTGGGAAGGTGTATAGGGGAGAACTCATCCAATCTAACGGTCCAACCATGGCTGCTGTAAAGCGCTTGACTCCTTCAAATCATGGGGATGCTGATTTTTGGAGAGAGATCATGTTGCTTTCGGAATATAAACATGACAATATCATCTCACTCCTCGGTTTCTGCTATCAACGTAAGGAAAGAATCCTCGTGTATGAGTATGCACCGAAGAAAAGCCTCGACAATCATTTACGTGACCCCAAGTTCACATGGGTTCAACGTCTCAAGATATGTCTTGGAGCTGCCCGTGGCTTGGAGTACCTTCACAATCCTAGAGAAGGCCAACAAAGAGTTCTACATCGTGATATCAAAAGCGCCAACATCTTATTGGACGAAAATTGGAATGCGAAAATTGCAGATTTTGGCTTTTCCAAATATGGCCCAGCCAATCAAAAACACTCTATGCTTATCACCGAACCCAAAGGCACTCTTGGGTATTGTGATCCTGTGTTTCTAGAGACAACGTTTTACGTAAAAGAATCCGATGTATACTCATTCGGAGTGGTACTATTTGAAGTTTTGTGCTCAAGGCTTTGTGTTGATTATAGCTATGATGATATGCGAAGATCCCTACCTGCATTCGTTAAGAACTCTTCTAAAGAAAAAATCAGGGATACAATTATCGATGTTAATCTACTGCAACAAATTGAAGAAAACTCTTTTGATACCTTCGTAAcactcgcgcttaaatgtttggAAAGAGAGCAGAAAAAACGTCCATCTATGGAGTTGATCGTGAAAAAGATTGAAACTGCACTCCAATATCAG GAACAAAGAAACGTCGTTTTTGCAAATAATGTCAACTTGGCATCATCATCTTCAACACCAGTAAAAGAAAATCCAAATCTACTTCCTCAAAAGAAACAAGCTGGGAGAAATGTTGAGAGGTTCCCGACCTTTGCTTACTCCGCTGTGAAGGAACTGAAGATCGGAAAAGGAGCACTGAAATGCGTCGTTTGTCTTAACGTATTCAAAGACGAAGAAACTCTCCGGTTGATCTCCAAATGCGATCATGTTTTTCATGCTGAGTGCATCGATGCTTGGCTCGAGAATCACCTACTTTGCCCTATCTGCCGAACCGATCTTGCTCCCAAACCCGGTCGGTGA